TATAAAATGTTTCTGTATAAACTAAAAACCGGCCTTAATGGAAGGCCGGTTTAGAAAAAGGGATTAAACTACAGTACAAAATACGAATTTTTAACAGGTTGTATATGATGGAGTTCAACTTCGGGTTTTTTGGTCGGAGTTTCAAATTCGTCACGAAATTCATTTACCATCTGAACCAGGTTCTTTTCGATTGTACTTGAAATAGCAGTCATTGGCGTATCTGTTGGTCGGTTCTCAAACGGATCCTGCAGATGGATAGCCATCTTTTCAATCAGGAAAAATGCCGCACCAATGGTTGTTACCAACGGTATCTGTAGCCAGCCTAATAAATCCGTAAGCCCAAAAGGCAAAAGAATAATAAAAAGGCACAACGTGAAACGGATGTACATGCTATAGGTTGTCGGGAAAATTGTATTTTTGATTCTTTCACACTTTCCCATAGAATCACATAATCTTGTCAGCGTATTGTCAATTTCTACTTGCTGGTAAGTGTTTATTTTTCCTTGTTCGTTAGCTTTTTTCAGGTCTTTGGAATGCAACAGTAATATTGCATTAGGAACGTGCTTGTGCTTTTTAATATATTTGAAATCTTCGTCACTTAAAATTTGCTTTACTGCTTTTAAAGGGTCTTTTCCTCGCAATGACTGGCTAAGGCTGTAACACCAGGCAGCCTGTCTTTTTGCAAAATTTTCTTTGAAATCATTAGCTTCCACAGAAAAATCCGGGTCCTTATAGAAAGCAATAACCTGTCTGATTAATGTTCTGGAGTCGTTTACGATAGCACCCCAAATGATTCGTGCTTCCCACCAGCGGTCATAGGCCTGGTTGGATTTAAATGCAAGCAGAAGCGATATGATGGTTCCGATAATTGTTGGGATTGCAATTGGAATGTTTATAGCGTTTGTCCCGTAATAATAAAGGAAAATTTCAAAGGAGATAACGTATAGGATGACTAAGAAAAGCTCGATTTTGATTTTTCCCAGTACATATTTCATTGGTATTTTCTTTTTTAGTAGCATATAAATATGTTTTGTTTTTTAATAATTTTTCCATGGCTTCCGTATTTAGACAATTTCCTCATATAAGGACAATACAGGCAATCCGAAGCTTTCATTAATGCTGAAATTTTTATTTTTCAGCTTGATTTTTTTAGGTTTTCTTGTTTCTATTAAAACATTGATGTTGTTTTTTGTAATGGCCTCTGTGAGTAAAGGTTGAATCTCTTCGGGCTTTTGGTCATTAAAAATGGTAGCCTGGCTTACAATTCTGAAATCAAAATGATTTTGAACAAGTTCCTGCAGGTCTTCTACATGCAGTTTTGATTTTGTCTGTTCCAAATACAGGGCTTTGCTCAAATCCTGTTCCTCGAAGTTTGGACTCAGGTGGAGTATCGGGCATTTGCAATTGGCAAGAATCTGCAGGAATTGATTGTGAATTCTTCTTTCGGTGTTTTTATAAGAAGGAGTCAGTATTGTCAATTCAATGTTAAGATGCTCCATCAGGTTTTTCATTACCGGAGCAGAAATTCCGTATTGATTGTGGATTTTTAGAGAGCAGTTTTGTGAAGTGGCAACCAGTTCGCGGCAACTATGCAAAATGCTTTTTTGCGAAACACTCATGTCGCTTTTAATGTTTCTTAAAAATGCGGCAGAGGAGTAAGTGTCCGGAATCTCACTAACCAAAGCTAAGTATATGGTACAGCTTTTTCCTTTTGACTGTTGGATGGCAACTTTAATGGCATTAATAGTGTCCTTTTCTAATGTTGATGGTATTAATAGATTTTTCATATGTATATCGGTTTTGATTATACATACAAAATAAGTGGGGCGAAATTAGAACGGACTTAGATTAAAATTAGAATTTCCTAAGATTTCAGATTAGAATTTCTAATGTTGGTTTTGTGGAAGGTAATGTTTACAACGGTACCTTTTCCGGTTTCAGATTGGATATGCAGCTCTCCGTTGTGCATCCGGATGATTTTCATTGCCAGAGGCAGGCCTAAACCATAACCGTTATATTTGGATGCAATTTTTCCGCGGAAGAAAGGCTCATACAGATAAGGAATATCTTCAGGCGGAATACCAATTCCTATATCGGTAATCGCAATTTTAATTTTGGACTTGTCGGCAGAAAGCGTCACAAAAACCTCGTCATTGTCTGAATATTTTACGCCGTTTGAAATAATATTATTCAGTGCCAGTTCCAGCAATGGCCTATTGCAGGGAATAGTCAGCAACGATTCGTCTTCCGGAATGGCGTTCAGCTTGATGTTGACACGGTTGTCCGGAAATAAAGTGTCGATTGAAGCTTTTGCTTCCAAAAGGAGCTCGTCGATTCTGGCAATATCCAAAACCTGCTTGGTTCCGTCATATCCGGTTTGGGTCAATTTCAGCAGACTTTCGGTTAGGTTCCCCAGTTTTGTAGCCTGGCGGTTTATATTTTCTAATGAACCTACATATTCTTCAACTTCTCTTTCTTTTAAGAGCATGATTTCGGTTTCTGCTATAATTGTGGTGATTGGTGTTTTTAATTCATGTGATGCATTGTTGATAAAGTTGGCCTGTATTTCGAAAGAAGTTTCCAGACGGTCCAACATATCATTAAAGGTTTTTGCAAGGTCGGAAATCTCGTCATTTCCTTCTGCGTCTGCTAATCTGTTGTGAAGATTGGAAGCGCTGATTCTTTTAACTTCTTTGGTAATCCTTGCCATTGGGTCAATAACCCGTCGTGCCAGAAGTCTTCCGAAAAAGAAAGCCAAAACCAAAAATCCGGCTCCTCCCAACACTAAAATCTGTATCATATAGATAGCGCTGGTATATCCTCTTCGGTCTTTAGCCGTAACGATTACCATATATTTTTGTCCGGATTCCTTAAAAATCTGACCGTAATAATAGCTGTAATTTTCTTCAATCCAGCTGGAGCCGGTTTTCATTACATTGGCATAAAATTCCGGAGGAAGGTGCAGGTCTGTATTATATTCAAAAGTATTTTCTCCGTTTACTTTTAGTACGAAGTCTTTTTCTTCTACCAGCTCTTCAAGTCCTTCTTTTTTGAATTCCTGAAAATAGCGCGTCTTGCGGAGGTCGTTTTGATAATAGATTGAAGAAGCAATTTTTGCCCTGTCCTGAAGCCTTTTCAAAAAATAATATTCATTATTCTGCTTGAACAGAAAAAAAACCACAACGCTCAAAAGCAAGGTGCTAAAGCAGGAGAGCGCAATATAAGTGGCGGTAATTTTTTTTCGTATCTGCATCAGGATTGTGATTTTATAACATATCCAAGACCCTTGATGGTGTGGATTAATTTATTTTGGTAAGGTTTGTCTATTTTGTTTCTTAGATAATTGATGTAAACATCAACGACATTCGTATTCATGTCAAAATTAATGTCCCATACATTATCCAGAATCTTTTCGCGGGAAAGGATGATTTCCGTATTTTTTGCCAGATAATATAATAATTTGAATTCTTTGGCTGTGAGTTGTATTATTTCACCATTGCGTTTGACGGTTTTTGAACGTGAATCGATTTCCAAATCATCTATCTGAATTTTATCATTAGGCTTATGGTCCTGGTTTGACCTTCTTGCCAAAGCACCTATGCGGGCTTCCAGTTCTGAAAATTTGAAAGGTTTGGCCAGGTAATCATCAGCGCCGGCGTTCAATCCGGTAACAATGTTTTCTGTGGTTCCCAACGCGGTTAATAAGAGAATAGGCACAAAATTTTTAGAAGCCCTAAGCCGTCTGCAAATCTCTATTCCGTTAATATCCGGCAGCATAATATCCATGACAATCACATCAAAATTATGATTCTGTATCATTTCCAGAGCAGTAGTGCCGTCAAGAGCAACACTGACTTCATTGTTTTTTTCGGAAAGTCCTTTCCGGATAATCGACAAAAGATTAGGCTCGTCTTCAACAATGAGTAGCTTCATAGAATAGGGGTTTGGTGCTCAAAAACAAAAGTAGAGATTGAAATGTTAAAATTTTGTAAAACGTAAAATTCAATCGTTGTTTTTGCGAAAATTATAAGAAAACGGAGTTATATAATCAAGTATGTCGAATTATGACTGATTATTTTGATAAAAGCTTAAAGCTCCTGAAGGGCATTTTTTCACTGTTTCGATAATTTTATCACTTGATGAACCTTCAATATTAATCCAGGGTCTCATTTTAGGCTGAAATACCTGCGGGTTGTTTTTAACGCAATTGGCTGAATGGATGCATTTTTCAGCTTGCCAAACCACAGTTACCTCTCCATTTGAATATTCTTTCTTGTCTTCCATGACGTTTTTTTAAGTGTTTGCATTCAGCGTATCATAAAGGTAAAAAATCTTTACAAATCTGCTTCATAAGTAATGTAACATTTTTAATGTTCACCGACTCATTAAGCAAACCAAATAAAACACTACCATGAAAAAAACTATTCTGATTTTTATCCTGCTTTTAATCGGATTTTTTTTATTTTACAACATATTGCCCGTAATTAATTATGGCTTTGTGGGTTTGCCACTGCTATTGTTATTTCTGATATTTCTGGCGATTATAATTTTTTCAAAAGTTGAAGTAACAGCTAAAGCAAGGAAATTGAATGTTTTTTCACGAACGAACAAAATACTGTTTTTCTTGTCTTTTGGACTTATGTTGTATTTGTTGGTTGTGCCTCTGTTAACTTCACTCCCGATGTTTAGAAGTAGCGCTTATCAAAAATTAATAGGTAAGGTTGAAAACGGCGATGACCTTAAAAATCATATAGCACCTATTTCTTTGGACAAGATTAGGGTTGTTGATGAAGAGCTTGCCATGCTTTTGGGTGAAAAGATTATCGGTTCTCAGCCATCATTAGGTTCTCAGGCAGAAATAGGGGAGTTTACTATACAAAAGGTAAATGACGAATTGTATTGGGTGGCACCTTTGCTGCACACCGGATTTTTCAAATGGTATAACAATTCAGAAGGTACGCCGGGTTATGTAATGGTTTCTGCGACTAATGAAAGAGATGTGAAGCTGATTCAGAATGTTAACGGAAAACCGCTTAAAATTAAATACCAGCCATCGGCTTATTTTGGTTCAAGAATTGACAGGCATGTTTATTTCAACGGATATGCTACAACCGGATTGGAAGATTTTAATTTTGAAATTGATGATGCCGGAAATCCGTATTGGATTGTTACCAAATACAAAAAAACGATAGGTTTTGCCGGAAACGATGCTACCGGTGTTTTAACGGTTGATGCGCAGACCGGAGAAATAAAAGAATATAATATTGACAATACGCCTTTATGGGTTGACCGAATCCAGCCGATAAGTTTTGTTGAAGAGCAGCTTAATGATTGGGGCGAATATGTTCATGGCTATTGGAACTTTTCGAATGAAAATAAGTTGCAGACTACAGAAGGACTGACTTTGGTTTATGGAGAGAACCATAAATCGTATTGGTATACCGGCTTGTCGTCTGTTGGTAAAGAAGAATCAACCGTAGGATTTGTATTGGTAGATACACGAACCAAAGAAACAACCTATTATAAGCAAAGCGGTGCAACAGAATATGCGGCACAGAGTTCGGCCGAAGGGAAGGTACAGGAAAAGGGATATCATGCTTCATTGCCCATTCCGTATGTAATTAATAATATCCCGACATATGTCATGACGCTTAAGGATGATGGAGGTCTGGTAAAAATGTTTGCGATGGTTTCCATAAGTGATTATACTATTGTAGGCGTAGGAAATACAATGCGTGAAACCTTGATGGCCTACAAAAACGTTTATAACATGGCAGACAATGGTATAAATCCAGAAAGCATAACCAGTAAGAAAAGTATAAAATCGGTAGTGACAAGAATCAGCAGCGATGTCAAGAACGGAAACAGTTTTTATTATTTTACGGTAAAAGATTATCCTAATATTTTTGTTGGGTCATCTCAATTGTCAAATGAATTGCCGGTAACGGTTGTGGGCGATTCCATTGCAATTTCTTTTGATGTTGATTTAGAAGAAGTGATTGATGTTTCGAGTTTTGAAAACAAGAACATCGGAAAGAAAAAATAAAAAGAAAAGCGCCTGATTTTGGCGCTTTTTTAATGCAGGGATTAAACAATTAGTGGGCGTGTTAGGTAAAAAAAAAAGAAATAATTTTTTCAGTCACAGATTAAATGATTTTCCAGATTCTAATATTTGGGGAAGTTTGTGCTGAATAAAAGAAATCACAACAATTTTACTTTCTATATTTCTTCTTCATATCATTAGCGGCTCTGTGTCTTTGCGTGAAAATAATCTCTCGCAAAGGCACAGAGCCACTAAGTATGCATGAAATTTATAAATTATTTTTTCTCAGGAAGCAATTTGAATGAAGTTGCTACAAAACGATTGTTTTTGACTTCTCCGGTAACTTCTGCTTTTCTGATTTTAGAGCAAAAACCGTCACTTGCATGTGCATCTCCATGGTCATCGATTCCGCTGCCGTCTACAAAATAAGGTTTTCCGTCTATACGAACGGCCAGGTCACAACCGTGTCCTTTCATCCCAAACTGGCATTGTCCGCAGGAGGCTTCCACTATTTGGGATTTTGGAGCTGTCTTTTTTGGATTGGCTTGTTTAGCGCCGGAGTTTTGCGCGCTTACAGTAAAAGATAAGAACAGGAAAGCGATAGCGATGATGTTTTTCATGAGTGTATTATTTTACAGTTACTAATTGGGCAGCATTTTTAGCCCTTTCGATTACTTCTTCTATTGGAGTGTCAAGAGAATCATTAGTCAGGGCTACCGCCATTCTACGATAGGGTCTTGTGGTTGGTTTGCCAAAAATCCTAAAATCGGTTTTGGCAAGTCCGGCAATTTTTTCGATACCTTCATAAGTTGGGTTCGAAGAATTTTCGGAAGCGAGAATTACGGCACTTGCACCTGCTTTTTCCAATTTTATTTCAAAAATAGGCAGGCTTAATATAGCTCTCAGATGCAACTCAAATTCGTTGAAATTTTGTGTTCCCGCCAACGTTACCATTCCTGTGTCGTGCGGTCTTGGAGATAATTCGGAGAAATATACGCCATCGTCTGCCAGGAAAAATTCTACCCCAAAAAGACCGGCTCCTCCTAAAGCTTCGGTTACTTTTTCGGCCATATCCTGCGCTTCAAACAGGTCTTTGTCTGAAATACGGGCTGGCTGCCAGCTTTCCTGATAGTCGCCACGTTCCTGTCTATGTCCGATTGGAGCGCAGAAAAGTGTTGGATTGTTATTTTGAGTAATGGTGAGTAGTGTGATTTCAGAATTGAATTTTACAAAAGCCTCCACTATAACTTCTACAACATCACCTCTGGAGCCCTCAACTGCATAGTTCCATGCCTTTTCAATGTCTTCAGGAGATTTGATGGTGGATTGGCCTTTTCCTGAAGATGACATCAAAGGTTTTACTACGCAAGGAATTCCAATTTCTTCAACGGCTTTGTGCAGTTGTTCGGAAGAAGTGGCATATCGGTAATTTGCAGTCTTTAGGCCCAGTTCCTTGGCTGCCAAATCGCGTATGGCTTTTCGGTTCATTGTGAAGTTGGCTGCCTTTGCAGAAGGAACTACGGTATATCCTTGCTTTTCATAATCATAAAAGCGTTCTGTGCGGATGGCTTCTATTTCAGGCACTATAAAATCTGGCTGGTGTTTGGCTACAATCCGGTCTAATGCTTCTCCGTCAAGCATATTGATAACTTCAAATCCATGAGCAACCTGCATGGCAGGGGCATTTTCATAGCTGTCAACAGCAATTACGGTTTGTCCGATGCGTTGTGCTGCGATTGTAAATTCTTTTCCTAATTCTCCGGAACCGAGTAGTAGTATTTTTGACATTTAGTATCGTTTTTGATAACCCTTTCAGGGTTCAAAGCCCTGAAAGGGTTGTGGATAAATATAAAATAAAAAGCCCCAAGTTTCCTCAGGGCGTATTTGTTTAAGCTAAAACTTCTTTGATTCTTCGCAAGGCTTCTGTGAGCAGTTCTTCGCTGGTTGCGTAAGACAAGCGGATGCAGTTTGGGTTTCCAAACGCATCACCGGTTACAGTAGCTACGTTGGCTTCTGCTAAAAGATACATAGAAAAGTCGTCAGCATTTTTGATTTCAGTGCCACGCAGTGTTTTTCCAAAAAAGGAAGAAACGTCCGGGAAAACATAAAAGGCACCTTCAGGAACATTTAGCTTTAGGCCCGGAATTTCCTTAATGAGTCCTACTACTAAATTTCTGCGGTTTTTAAAAGCGGCCACCATGTCATTTAATACGCTGGGGTCCGCATCAACCGCTGTGATTGTTGCTCTTTGCGCTATTGAATTAGCACCGCTTGTTACCTGTCCCTGCATTTTAGTACAGGCTTTTGCAATAAATTCCGGAGCACCAATATATCCGATTCTCCATCCGGTCATGGCAAAAGCTTTAGCCACACCATTCACAGTTACGGTTCTGTCAAACATTCCCGGAATAGAGGCAATGCTACAAAATGTGCCCGAAAAGTTAATATGTTCGTAGATTTCGTCGGCTACTACAAAAATATCAGGATGTTTTTCCAATACTTTTGCCAATGCAGTCAGTTCTTCGCGGCTGTATACAGAACCGCTCGGATTGCATGGCGAGCTGTACCAAATCATTTTTGTTTTTGGTGTAATCGCTTTTTCAAGTTGTTCCGGCGTAATTTTGAAATCACTTTCTACGGTAGTAGGAACTTCTACCGGAATACCACCCGACATTTTGATGATTTCGTAATAGCTTACCCAGTAAGGAGCAGGTAAAATTACTTCGTCACCGTCGTTCAGCATTACTTGTGCAACGTTATATAAAGATTGTTTGGCACCTGTTGACACGACAATGTTAGCAGGTGTATAATTAAGATTGTTATCTCTTTTAAATTTTCTGCATATCGCTTCTTTCAGTTCAGCATAACCGTCTACAGGCGTGTAGGTGCTGTAGTTTTCGTCAATTGCTTTTTTTGCGGCTTCTTTGATGAAGTCAGGCGTATTAAAATCAGGCTCACCTAAGCTCAGGCTGATGATGTCTTTTCCCTGGGCTTTTAATTCTCTTGCCAATGCTGCCATTGCCAAGGTTTGCGAAGTTGATAATCTGTTGATTCTATCCGATAAATGATTCATGAAAAACGTATTGTTTATATTTTAGTCAATTATGCCATTGCTGGATTCTGTCCTAATTCTTTCAAGTGTCTGAAGTGGGCTGCTACTGCACCTCGCATGGTCTTGAATTCATGGTAAGGCAGATTGCATTCTTTTGCTGTCTGTTTTACGATTTCAGCAATTTTTCCGTAATGAACATGGCTGATATGTGGAAAAATATGATGTTCTATCTGGTGGTTTAATCCGCCGGTAAACCAATTAACGATTTTGTTTTTTGGAGCGAAATTGGCTGTAGTATACAGTTGGTGGATAGCCCAGGTATTTTCAATTTCTCCTTCGTCATTTGGAACAGGATTAGCTGTTTCTTCTACTACGTGTGCCAACTGGAAAATAATGCTTAAAATCAATCCGGCTGTATAATGCATCACCAGAAATCCTAAAAGAACTTTCCACCAGGAAATTCCTAATATCATTGGAAGTGCCAGCCATATGGAAATGTAGATGATTTTTGTGATAACCAAAACGGTCCATAATTTGACAGGGCTTTGAGGCTCGCCATAGGAAAGTTTTCTTCTGAGGTAGTTTTTCATCTGTCTGAAATCGGTTGTGATTGCCCAGTTGAATGTTAGCAAACCGTATAAGAAAACAGAATAGTAGTGTTGGAATTTATGGAATCTGTGCCATTTTGCATCTTGTGTGAAACGGATGATTTTTCCGGCATCCAAATCTTCATCATGTCCGTGAATATTGGTATAGGTATGGTGAAGGACATTGTGCTGTACTTGCCAGTTGTATACGTTTCCTGCCAGAA
This portion of the Flavobacterium lindanitolerans genome encodes:
- a CDS encoding bestrophin family protein, translated to MKYVLGKIKIELFLVILYVISFEIFLYYYGTNAINIPIAIPTIIGTIISLLLAFKSNQAYDRWWEARIIWGAIVNDSRTLIRQVIAFYKDPDFSVEANDFKENFAKRQAAWCYSLSQSLRGKDPLKAVKQILSDEDFKYIKKHKHVPNAILLLHSKDLKKANEQGKINTYQQVEIDNTLTRLCDSMGKCERIKNTIFPTTYSMYIRFTLCLFIILLPFGLTDLLGWLQIPLVTTIGAAFFLIEKMAIHLQDPFENRPTDTPMTAISSTIEKNLVQMVNEFRDEFETPTKKPEVELHHIQPVKNSYFVL
- a CDS encoding HAMP domain-containing sensor histidine kinase, whose protein sequence is MQIRKKITATYIALSCFSTLLLSVVVFFLFKQNNEYYFLKRLQDRAKIASSIYYQNDLRKTRYFQEFKKEGLEELVEEKDFVLKVNGENTFEYNTDLHLPPEFYANVMKTGSSWIEENYSYYYGQIFKESGQKYMVIVTAKDRRGYTSAIYMIQILVLGGAGFLVLAFFFGRLLARRVIDPMARITKEVKRISASNLHNRLADAEGNDEISDLAKTFNDMLDRLETSFEIQANFINNASHELKTPITTIIAETEIMLLKEREVEEYVGSLENINRQATKLGNLTESLLKLTQTGYDGTKQVLDIARIDELLLEAKASIDTLFPDNRVNIKLNAIPEDESLLTIPCNRPLLELALNNIISNGVKYSDNDEVFVTLSADKSKIKIAITDIGIGIPPEDIPYLYEPFFRGKIASKYNGYGLGLPLAMKIIRMHNGELHIQSETGKGTVVNITFHKTNIRNSNLKS
- a CDS encoding response regulator transcription factor; the protein is MKLLIVEDEPNLLSIIRKGLSEKNNEVSVALDGTTALEMIQNHNFDVIVMDIMLPDINGIEICRRLRASKNFVPILLLTALGTTENIVTGLNAGADDYLAKPFKFSELEARIGALARRSNQDHKPNDKIQIDDLEIDSRSKTVKRNGEIIQLTAKEFKLLYYLAKNTEIILSREKILDNVWDINFDMNTNVVDVYINYLRNKIDKPYQNKLIHTIKGLGYVIKSQS
- a CDS encoding (4Fe-4S)-binding protein, with the protein product MEDKKEYSNGEVTVVWQAEKCIHSANCVKNNPQVFQPKMRPWINIEGSSSDKIIETVKKCPSGALSFYQNNQS
- a CDS encoding DUF6370 family protein; the encoded protein is MKNIIAIAFLFLSFTVSAQNSGAKQANPKKTAPKSQIVEASCGQCQFGMKGHGCDLAVRIDGKPYFVDGSGIDDHGDAHASDGFCSKIRKAEVTGEVKNNRFVATSFKLLPEKK
- the purT gene encoding formate-dependent phosphoribosylglycinamide formyltransferase, coding for MSKILLLGSGELGKEFTIAAQRIGQTVIAVDSYENAPAMQVAHGFEVINMLDGEALDRIVAKHQPDFIVPEIEAIRTERFYDYEKQGYTVVPSAKAANFTMNRKAIRDLAAKELGLKTANYRYATSSEQLHKAVEEIGIPCVVKPLMSSSGKGQSTIKSPEDIEKAWNYAVEGSRGDVVEVIVEAFVKFNSEITLLTITQNNNPTLFCAPIGHRQERGDYQESWQPARISDKDLFEAQDMAEKVTEALGGAGLFGVEFFLADDGVYFSELSPRPHDTGMVTLAGTQNFNEFELHLRAILSLPIFEIKLEKAGASAVILASENSSNPTYEGIEKIAGLAKTDFRIFGKPTTRPYRRMAVALTNDSLDTPIEEVIERAKNAAQLVTVK
- a CDS encoding pyridoxal phosphate-dependent aminotransferase; the encoded protein is MNHLSDRINRLSTSQTLAMAALARELKAQGKDIISLSLGEPDFNTPDFIKEAAKKAIDENYSTYTPVDGYAELKEAICRKFKRDNNLNYTPANIVVSTGAKQSLYNVAQVMLNDGDEVILPAPYWVSYYEIIKMSGGIPVEVPTTVESDFKITPEQLEKAITPKTKMIWYSSPCNPSGSVYSREELTALAKVLEKHPDIFVVADEIYEHINFSGTFCSIASIPGMFDRTVTVNGVAKAFAMTGWRIGYIGAPEFIAKACTKMQGQVTSGANSIAQRATITAVDADPSVLNDMVAAFKNRRNLVVGLIKEIPGLKLNVPEGAFYVFPDVSSFFGKTLRGTEIKNADDFSMYLLAEANVATVTGDAFGNPNCIRLSYATSEELLTEALRRIKEVLA
- a CDS encoding fatty acid desaturase family protein; translation: MNTTIPTFSKNDSLKFFRTLNTRVNNYFKENNIKKTGNWKLHLKAIIMFSLFLTPYFLILALDMPFWLMLLLSIVMGIGMAGVGMNVMHDGNHGSYSNKSWLNKIMGGSIYILAGNVYNWQVQHNVLHHTYTNIHGHDEDLDAGKIIRFTQDAKWHRFHKFQHYYSVFLYGLLTFNWAITTDFRQMKNYLRRKLSYGEPQSPVKLWTVLVITKIIYISIWLALPMILGISWWKVLLGFLVMHYTAGLILSIIFQLAHVVEETANPVPNDEGEIENTWAIHQLYTTANFAPKNKIVNWFTGGLNHQIEHHIFPHISHVHYGKIAEIVKQTAKECNLPYHEFKTMRGAVAAHFRHLKELGQNPAMA